The following proteins come from a genomic window of Panicum hallii strain FIL2 chromosome 8, PHallii_v3.1, whole genome shotgun sequence:
- the LOC112902043 gene encoding two pore potassium channel b-like — MAENGANQPLLQDGDPPNAGETRPTQGAGAKRFRRCRTAPSADAAQDSPPGNKNPSHQERGSAGSQPFAPPKELLLGARPSFRLVGVLLLVYLLAGTIAFYLTMDHMSGGRTRSRVVDALYFCVVTMTTVGYGDLVPASDAAKLLACAFVFAGVALVGTFLSKAADYLVEKQEALLFRALHLRRAGDRRALRDMEANKVRYKLYTSAAILAAALASGTAFLVEVEGMRPVDAFYCVCATVTTLGYGDRSFSSVPGRAFAAAWITVSTVVVALFFLYAAELGAERRQRELARWVLKRRTTSTDLEAADMDGDHRVGAADFVLYKLKELGKISQEEIAEFLEEFDQLDADNSGTLSPHDLIVAQRG, encoded by the coding sequence ATGGCGGAGAACGGAGCAAATCAGCCCCTGTTACAGGACGGCGACCCTCCTAACGCCGGCGAAACGAGGCCGACTCAGGGAGCTGGAGCGAAGAGGTTCCGGCGCTGCAGGACGGCGCCCTCCGCCGATGCGGCGCAAGATTCTCCACCAGGAAACAAGAACCCGAGCCATCAGGAGCGCGGCAGCGCCGGCTCGCAGCCGTTCGCGCCGCCCAAGGAGCTGCTGCTTGGCGCGCGCCCGAGCTTCCGGCTCGTCGGCGTCCTCCTGCTGGTCTACCTCCTCGCCGGGACCATAGCGTTCTACCTCACCATGGACCACATGTCCGGCGGCCGCACCAGGAGCCGCGTGGTGGACGCGCTCTACTTCTGTGTGGTCACCATGACCACCGTCGGGTACGGTGACCTAGTCCCGGCCAGCGACGCCGCCAAGCTGCTGGCTTGCGCCTTCGTCTTCGCCGGCGTGGCACTCGTCGGTACCTTCCTAAGCAAGGCCGCCGACTACCTCGTCGAGAAGCAGGAGGCGCTCCTCTTCCGCGcgctccacctccgccgcgccggcgaCCGCAGGGCGCTGCGGGACATGGAGGCCAACAAGGTCCGGTACAAGCTCTACACCTCGGCCGCGATTCTGGCCGCGGCGCTCGCCTCCGGAACGGCGTTCctggtggaggtggaggggaTGCGCCCCGTGGACGCCTTCTACTGCGTGTGCGCGACGGTGACGACACTCGGGTACGGCGACCGGAGCTTCTCGTCCGTGCCGGGGCGCGCGTTCGCGGCGGCGTGGATCACGGTGAGCACGGTGGTGGTGGCGCTCTTCTTCCTGTACGCGGCGGAGCTGGGCGCGGAACGGCGCCAGCGGGAGCTGGCGCGGTGGGTGCTCAAGCGGCGGACCACCTCCACTGACCTCGAGGCGGCGGACATGGACGGCGACCACCGGGTCGGGGCCGCGGACTTCGTGCTGTACAAGCTCAAGGAGCTGGGGAAGATCAGCCAGGAGGAGATCGCCGAGTTCCTGGAGGAGTTCGACCAGCTTGACGCCGATAACTCCGGTACCCTCTCGCCGCACGACCTCATCGTGGCGCAGCGCGGTTAG